Proteins co-encoded in one Enterobacter sp. R4-368 genomic window:
- a CDS encoding D-alanyl-lipoteichoic acid biosynthesis protein DltD: MKIKNTFCLHFLMAFLAILFLCVHPLLTRFDPPLKFQPLIKAMDGTAKEQAEKIATISHALQGNAIFFIGASEVATSEDEPYAVYNYLNNDLHRNVVAFGDSFDDSVTHFLLLSRFKNDLNANSKVVLLLAPDSFYSTGVPPAIFANNFPAPVFNPLMEDEQTRPFLVNYLRHINKKETSHLTFEQMKIAGWDLDNIWQEVSYEFANFCTLIKNDWLALLDVEASPARPWPVQPAVDITPNWEHELAHARELNEARQESADTLWMDKTVYQPGEKPEVWDDSPVEPEQLKAFRAMIKLLKEHHVQVVVIIDAINRRAVQNPELVQPAVTQTTAILKENQIPYFDMYSMPYQDGWNWDRLHPTDLAWVPMDRFIIESFKR; this comes from the coding sequence ATGAAAATCAAAAATACTTTCTGCCTACATTTCCTGATGGCGTTTCTCGCCATCCTGTTCCTCTGCGTTCATCCGCTGTTGACCCGTTTTGATCCGCCGCTTAAATTCCAGCCGCTGATTAAAGCAATGGACGGTACGGCAAAAGAACAGGCGGAAAAAATAGCCACTATTTCTCATGCCCTGCAGGGTAATGCGATTTTTTTCATCGGCGCATCGGAAGTCGCCACCTCAGAAGATGAACCTTACGCTGTATATAATTACCTTAATAATGATTTACACCGTAATGTTGTTGCATTTGGCGACAGTTTTGATGATAGCGTCACCCATTTTCTTCTGCTGTCTCGCTTTAAGAATGACCTTAACGCAAACAGTAAAGTCGTTTTACTGCTCGCGCCCGATAGTTTTTATTCAACCGGCGTACCTCCGGCTATTTTCGCGAATAATTTTCCGGCACCGGTTTTTAATCCTTTAATGGAGGATGAACAAACACGACCATTCCTGGTCAACTACTTACGCCATATCAATAAAAAAGAGACCAGCCATTTAACCTTTGAACAAATGAAAATTGCTGGCTGGGATCTGGATAATATCTGGCAAGAAGTCAGTTACGAATTTGCTAATTTCTGCACACTGATTAAAAACGACTGGCTGGCGTTGCTGGACGTTGAAGCGTCACCCGCACGCCCCTGGCCTGTACAACCCGCTGTTGATATCACGCCGAACTGGGAACATGAACTGGCCCACGCCCGCGAATTGAACGAGGCGCGCCAGGAAAGCGCAGACACCTTGTGGATGGACAAAACGGTTTATCAACCCGGCGAAAAACCAGAAGTATGGGACGATTCGCCCGTTGAGCCGGAACAGTTGAAAGCGTTTCGCGCCATGATTAAGTTGCTGAAAGAGCACCACGTTCAGGTGGTAGTCATTATCGATGCGATAAACCGTCGTGCGGTGCAAAACCCTGAGCTGGTGCAGCCTGCGGTAACGCAAACCACCGCCATCCTGAAAGAAAACCAGATCCCCTATTTTGATATGTACTCCATGCCGTATCAGGACGGCTGGAACTGGGATCGCCTGCATCCTACCGATCTGGCATGGGTACCGATGGACCGCTTTATTATTGAGAGTTTTAAACGATGA
- a CDS encoding MBOAT family O-acyltransferase, with protein sequence MYSSGTFFFFLFSSALLFALVNRVLRYRLTYLCAFSVLAAFGWGYIFQGDYIVPVAVFISFYILVTLKEKGWLKTWQAVSLTLVPLFAVKLHLNNHWGMIGLSFMTFRAIDVLLYRNKKDGNNVLHYFCYLFMPFIILAGPMYRWRTWITDINKPVFTLTREQFLIAAEQIFTGIVQKFLFAMLIDNLVIQDWSHRPFTLSVGVVMSLAYSAYLYFDFAGYSNMAIGAARLFGLNVPANFNMPILAKNPQDFWRRFHISLSEWLRDVVFMPIYMNLMKLDFFRQNKTLAQNIGIFCTLFCMGAWNGLERHYVISGALFGAISVAHNMLLWSAKRSPVLNRWLQFPSILFLGRLLTLASAAASLYIFSGMSPL encoded by the coding sequence ATGTACAGCTCCGGAACCTTTTTCTTTTTTCTCTTTTCCTCGGCGTTGTTATTTGCGCTGGTTAACCGCGTGCTGCGCTATCGGTTAACTTACTTATGTGCTTTTTCCGTGCTGGCGGCCTTTGGCTGGGGATATATATTTCAGGGCGACTATATCGTTCCCGTCGCGGTTTTTATCAGCTTTTATATTCTCGTCACCTTAAAAGAGAAAGGCTGGTTAAAAACCTGGCAGGCGGTAAGTTTAACGTTAGTGCCTTTGTTTGCGGTGAAATTACACCTGAATAACCATTGGGGCATGATTGGCTTATCTTTTATGACCTTTCGCGCCATCGATGTTTTGCTCTATCGCAATAAAAAAGACGGCAACAATGTTTTGCACTACTTCTGTTACCTGTTTATGCCGTTCATTATTCTGGCCGGCCCAATGTACCGCTGGCGGACGTGGATAACGGATATTAATAAACCGGTGTTTACGCTCACGCGTGAGCAATTTCTCATAGCCGCAGAACAAATTTTCACCGGCATCGTGCAGAAATTTTTATTCGCCATGCTGATCGATAACCTGGTGATCCAGGACTGGAGCCACCGCCCGTTTACATTAAGTGTCGGCGTCGTGATGTCGCTCGCCTACAGCGCTTACCTCTATTTTGATTTCGCCGGTTACAGCAATATGGCCATCGGCGCCGCTCGTTTGTTTGGCCTCAACGTTCCGGCAAACTTTAATATGCCGATTCTGGCGAAAAACCCGCAGGATTTCTGGCGTCGTTTCCACATCAGCCTTTCAGAGTGGCTGCGCGATGTGGTGTTTATGCCGATTTATATGAATTTAATGAAGCTCGACTTTTTCCGTCAGAACAAAACACTGGCGCAGAATATTGGTATTTTCTGCACGCTGTTTTGTATGGGGGCATGGAACGGGCTCGAACGGCACTATGTGATTAGCGGCGCGCTGTTTGGCGCCATTTCTGTGGCGCACAACATGCTGCTGTGGTCAGCCAAACGTAGCCCGGTGCTGAACCGCTGGCTGCAATTTCCCTCGATCCTCTTTTTGGGACGCCTGTTAACGCTGGCAAGCGCTGCGGCATCTCTTTACATTTTTAGCGGAATGTCACCTCTATGA
- a CDS encoding AMP-binding protein, with product MNLHSDLQALQDFLRAALLDPARPHQLAISGSDEALNWQQLSGAVTDWAERYQRCQPSPATPVVLYGHQQAEFAVAIYSCLLHNIPYIPVDCIYPQERLKEICHLASAPYYYDVATRQFVPTGEIAQPLAEPDLAYIMFTSGSTGKPKGVQIGRESVWHFMQWVRQDFALPEVPVLMNHAVFSFDLSLIPLLANLATGGHIVLNAKEDIAAENWLERLKSNAVSVWVSTPSFAYQKLLSPQFNSDYLPALGVFVFIGEVLNKALVKQLRRRFPQAKILNSYGPTEATIATTVVEITDDILASENDLLPVGTMMPESRMEITADGELVIWGKNVMRGYLGLPQENAAKLLHREGEAWRGYKTGDLGYEDGLIYCQGRNDSQIKLNGYRIEINEIENRLLAMSGIREAVVLPLMKAGGGVLRIAAFCVTNLAPDAIKHSLSQVVPPYMVPSQIIIQEALPLNPNGKIDRKLLDTHARSN from the coding sequence ATGAACCTACACTCTGACCTCCAGGCGCTGCAGGATTTCCTGCGTGCGGCATTACTCGATCCCGCCCGCCCGCATCAGTTAGCGATAAGCGGCAGCGATGAAGCACTTAACTGGCAACAGCTCTCTGGCGCGGTGACAGACTGGGCCGAACGCTATCAGCGCTGTCAGCCTTCGCCGGCGACGCCAGTGGTGTTGTACGGCCACCAGCAGGCGGAATTCGCCGTCGCTATCTATAGCTGCCTGCTGCATAACATTCCTTACATTCCGGTAGATTGCATCTATCCGCAGGAACGGTTGAAAGAGATTTGCCATCTCGCCAGCGCGCCGTACTACTACGACGTAGCGACCCGGCAGTTTGTGCCGACCGGTGAAATCGCCCAGCCGCTGGCAGAGCCGGATCTCGCCTATATCATGTTCACCTCCGGCAGCACGGGTAAACCGAAAGGCGTGCAGATCGGCCGTGAAAGCGTGTGGCACTTTATGCAGTGGGTGCGTCAGGATTTTGCCTTGCCGGAAGTACCGGTATTGATGAATCACGCGGTGTTCAGCTTTGACCTGTCACTGATCCCATTGCTGGCAAACCTGGCAACCGGCGGCCATATCGTGCTGAACGCCAAAGAGGATATCGCGGCAGAAAACTGGCTTGAGCGCCTGAAAAGTAACGCGGTCTCAGTCTGGGTTTCCACCCCCTCTTTCGCTTACCAGAAACTGCTCTCGCCGCAATTCAACAGTGATTATTTGCCCGCGCTCGGCGTGTTTGTGTTTATCGGCGAAGTGCTAAACAAAGCGCTGGTCAAACAGCTTCGCCGCCGCTTCCCGCAGGCCAAAATCCTCAACTCCTACGGCCCGACCGAAGCGACTATCGCCACTACCGTTGTCGAAATCACGGACGACATCCTCGCCAGCGAAAACGATCTGCTGCCGGTCGGCACCATGATGCCAGAGAGCAGAATGGAGATTACCGCTGACGGTGAGCTGGTTATTTGGGGCAAAAACGTGATGCGCGGTTATCTCGGCCTGCCGCAGGAGAACGCGGCGAAACTGCTGCACCGTGAGGGCGAAGCATGGCGCGGCTACAAGACCGGTGATCTGGGCTACGAAGATGGGCTTATTTACTGCCAGGGCCGCAACGACAGCCAGATCAAGCTCAACGGTTATCGCATCGAAATTAACGAGATTGAAAACCGCCTGCTGGCGATGTCCGGCATTCGTGAAGCAGTGGTATTACCGCTAATGAAAGCGGGCGGCGGCGTGCTGCGTATCGCGGCATTCTGCGTAACAAATCTGGCGCCGGACGCGATTAAACACTCGCTTTCACAGGTGGTGCCGCCATACATGGTGCCGTCGCAAATCATCATCCAGGAGGCTTTGCCGCTGAACCCTAACGGCAAAATCGACCGCAAACTGCTGGATACCCATGCCCGCAGCAACTGA
- a CDS encoding acyl carrier protein, whose product MEQEILALFEKILSRKVGFHDELIESDILDSILAVDMVLEVQDVYGCMIPPTEVASVLKTPADLAQYIEEHRS is encoded by the coding sequence ATGGAACAAGAAATTCTCGCGCTGTTTGAAAAGATTTTATCCCGCAAAGTGGGCTTTCACGATGAGCTGATTGAGTCCGATATTCTCGACTCCATCCTCGCCGTCGATATGGTGCTGGAAGTGCAGGACGTTTACGGCTGCATGATCCCACCAACAGAAGTCGCCAGCGTGCTGAAAACCCCAGCGGATCTCGCGCAATACATTGAAGAGCACCGCAGCTGA